A region of Selenomonadales bacterium 4137-cl DNA encodes the following proteins:
- a CDS encoding transketolase C-terminal domain-containing protein, translating into MATKSQRQAYGEALVELGRENKNIVVLEADLGKSTMSILFQQQFPDRYFEMGIAEANMASTAAGLALTGKTPFINSFAVFATGRCFDQLRQTISIAGLNVNICGSSAGLSDFGDGSTHQSVEDMATMRSIPGMTVLVPVDAIETRKMVRAMASHPGPCYIRINRNDLPFFTAEEGEFTIGKLYPVREGSDVLVFANGVMVSKAVEAAEALAGEGVSVKVVNVSTVKPLDKQAVIDMAKGFKAIVTAEEHSVIGGLGGAIAEALSEVKNIPLAILGIDDRFGTSATNYDELLVHYGLTADAVKAKIKKIIGKE; encoded by the coding sequence ATGGCAACGAAAAGTCAGCGTCAGGCGTACGGGGAAGCCCTGGTAGAACTGGGCAGAGAAAACAAAAACATCGTCGTGCTCGAAGCCGACCTCGGCAAATCCACCATGTCCATCCTCTTCCAGCAGCAATTCCCCGACCGCTACTTCGAAATGGGCATCGCCGAGGCCAACATGGCCTCCACCGCCGCCGGTCTCGCCCTCACCGGCAAAACCCCCTTCATCAACTCCTTCGCCGTCTTCGCCACCGGCCGCTGCTTCGACCAGCTCCGGCAGACCATCTCCATCGCCGGCCTCAACGTCAACATCTGCGGCTCCAGCGCCGGTCTGTCCGACTTCGGCGACGGCTCCACCCACCAATCCGTGGAAGACATGGCCACCATGCGCTCCATCCCGGGCATGACCGTCCTCGTCCCCGTCGACGCGATCGAAACCCGTAAAATGGTGCGGGCCATGGCCAGCCACCCCGGCCCCTGCTACATAAGGATCAACCGCAACGACCTGCCCTTCTTCACCGCCGAAGAGGGCGAATTCACCATCGGCAAACTCTACCCCGTCCGCGAAGGCAGCGACGTCCTCGTCTTCGCCAACGGCGTCATGGTCTCCAAGGCCGTCGAAGCCGCCGAAGCCCTCGCCGGGGAAGGCGTCTCCGTCAAAGTCGTCAACGTCAGCACCGTCAAGCCGCTCGACAAACAGGCCGTCATCGACATGGCCAAGGGCTTCAAAGCCATCGTCACCGCCGAAGAACACAGCGTCATCGGCGGCCTCGGCGGCGCCATCGCCGAAGCGCTTAGCGAAGTGAAAAACATCCCCCTCGCCATTCTCGGCATCGACGACCGCTTCGGCACCTCGGCCACCAACTACGACGAACTCCTCGTCCACTACGGTCTCACCGCCGACGCCGTCAAAGCCAAAATCAAAAAAATCATCGGTAAGGAGTAG
- a CDS encoding TRAP transporter large permease translates to MATTIFLSFFLLLFCRVPVSFSLALSSVLALVLNTSMDTAVIIQRMYTASESFSLVAVPFFILAGGLMENGGISRRLVKFATDLVGHIRGGLAMVSVVASMFFAGVSGSTAADTAAVGSILIPAMERRKYGKDMATSVVACAGAIGIIIPPSIPMVILGVTAGISIGGLFLGGFIPGLLVGFALMFTSYLFAKKRDLPAEACSTGGEMWQSFKDSILAIMTAVIILGGILSGVFTATEASVVAAVYAFIVGFFIYKELKLADLPRILAQSGVTTGVVVLCVATASAFGWILAAERIPALLAEFVFSISTNPFVVLLLVNALMLFMGMILDVAPIIIILIPIVFPIVLKLGIDPIHFGVMTIVNMAIGQCTPPVGVALFVATGISKISLGSMLNTYYRFIGAMILVLVLITLVPDLITFIPRLVMGGKL, encoded by the coding sequence ATGGCGACGACAATTTTCCTGTCTTTCTTTTTGCTGCTTTTCTGCCGGGTGCCGGTGTCCTTCAGCCTGGCGCTGTCGTCGGTGCTCGCCCTGGTGCTCAATACGAGCATGGACACGGCGGTTATCATCCAGCGCATGTACACGGCTTCCGAGTCTTTTTCGCTGGTGGCGGTGCCCTTTTTCATTCTGGCGGGCGGCCTGATGGAGAACGGCGGCATTTCCCGCCGGCTGGTGAAATTCGCGACCGACCTTGTCGGACATATCCGCGGCGGTCTCGCAATGGTAAGTGTTGTCGCTTCGATGTTTTTCGCCGGCGTTTCCGGGTCGACGGCCGCCGATACGGCCGCCGTGGGCAGCATCCTCATCCCGGCGATGGAGAGAAGAAAGTACGGCAAGGATATGGCGACGAGCGTGGTGGCCTGCGCGGGCGCGATCGGCATCATCATCCCGCCGAGCATCCCGATGGTCATCCTCGGGGTGACCGCCGGCATCTCGATCGGCGGCCTCTTTCTGGGGGGCTTCATCCCCGGCCTTCTCGTCGGCTTCGCCCTGATGTTCACCAGTTATCTGTTCGCCAAGAAGCGTGATCTGCCGGCCGAGGCCTGCTCGACGGGCGGCGAGATGTGGCAGAGCTTCAAGGATTCCATCCTGGCGATCATGACCGCGGTGATTATCCTCGGCGGCATCCTGTCGGGCGTCTTCACCGCCACCGAGGCGTCGGTGGTCGCGGCGGTGTACGCCTTCATCGTCGGTTTCTTCATTTATAAGGAACTCAAGCTCGCAGATCTTCCCCGCATCCTCGCACAGTCGGGGGTGACCACCGGGGTTGTCGTGCTGTGCGTGGCCACCGCCTCGGCGTTCGGCTGGATCCTGGCCGCCGAACGAATTCCGGCCCTGCTGGCCGAGTTCGTTTTCTCGATCTCGACCAATCCGTTCGTGGTGCTGCTGCTGGTGAACGCCCTGATGCTGTTTATGGGCATGATCCTGGATGTCGCCCCGATCATCATAATCCTGATTCCGATCGTTTTCCCGATCGTGCTGAAGCTGGGCATCGACCCCATCCACTTCGGGGTCATGACGATCGTCAACATGGCCATCGGCCAGTGCACGCCGCCGGTCGGCGTGGCGCTGTTCGTAGCTACCGGCATCTCGAAGATTTCGCTGGGGTCGATGCTGAACACCTATTACCGCTTCATCGGCGCGATGATTCTGGTGCTTGTCCTCATAACGCTGGTGCCCGACCTGATCACCTTCATCCCGAGGCTGGTCATGGGCGGCAAACTATAA
- a CDS encoding zinc-binding dehydrogenase: MKAVVKYDNVAGATEVREVPVPEIGPDDVLVKVAYIGVCGSDPHMHHNRVSYKVNVPLILGHEFSGTIEKLGANVKGWAVGEAVTCETHADYCGECVMCRTNRYQVCRQRKGFGFQADGAFAKYVKVPSRILHKVPAGVSLKEASCTEPVCVAYNALAKNSKIMPGDIVVIIGPGPIGILCTKVAAILGAADIVVIGTDGDEERLEIAKKYGATMTINSSKQDPVPVIMGMRDGYGADTVVDCAGFSPTLKLSMDVVRPYGQITKIGWGPGPVDFSLDPLIAKVVTLQGTFSHTWDVWEKSLVLMDKKIIDVSALITHELPLDKWAESFELMESKQGLKIVLTPID, from the coding sequence ATGAAAGCGGTCGTCAAATACGACAACGTGGCCGGCGCCACCGAAGTCAGAGAGGTGCCGGTACCGGAGATCGGCCCGGACGACGTACTGGTCAAAGTGGCTTACATAGGCGTATGCGGCAGCGACCCCCACATGCACCACAACCGCGTCTCCTACAAAGTCAACGTTCCCCTCATCCTCGGCCACGAATTCTCGGGCACGATCGAAAAACTCGGCGCCAACGTCAAGGGCTGGGCCGTCGGCGAAGCCGTCACCTGCGAAACCCACGCCGACTACTGCGGCGAGTGCGTCATGTGCCGCACCAACCGCTACCAGGTCTGCCGCCAGCGCAAGGGCTTCGGCTTCCAGGCCGACGGCGCCTTCGCCAAATACGTCAAGGTCCCCAGCCGCATCCTCCACAAAGTGCCGGCCGGCGTCAGCCTCAAAGAAGCCTCCTGCACCGAACCCGTCTGCGTCGCCTACAACGCCCTCGCCAAAAACTCCAAAATCATGCCTGGCGACATCGTCGTCATCATCGGCCCCGGCCCCATCGGCATCCTCTGCACCAAAGTCGCCGCCATCCTCGGCGCGGCCGACATCGTCGTCATCGGCACCGACGGCGACGAAGAACGCCTCGAGATCGCCAAAAAATACGGCGCCACCATGACCATCAACAGCTCCAAGCAGGACCCCGTCCCCGTCATCATGGGCATGCGGGACGGCTATGGCGCCGACACCGTCGTCGACTGCGCCGGCTTTTCCCCCACCCTCAAACTCTCCATGGACGTCGTCCGCCCGTACGGCCAGATCACCAAAATCGGCTGGGGCCCCGGTCCGGTGGACTTCTCCCTCGACCCCCTCATCGCCAAAGTCGTCACCCTCCAGGGCACCTTCAGCCACACCTGGGACGTCTGGGAAAAGAGCCTCGTTCTCATGGACAAGAAAATCATCGACGTCAGCGCCCTCATCACCCACGAACTGCCCCTCGACAAATGGGCGGAAAGCTTCGAACTCATGGAATCCAAGCAGGGCCTGAAAATCGTCCTCACTCCCATCGACTGA
- a CDS encoding TRAP transporter small permease, protein MHQEGTLIDKLYRWTIKATEVACSVLLGCMVVIVFANVVARYYLSASLAWSEELARFMLIWLVFLGAVLAYVHNEHLGLDLLVSKLPRRLAHVAAIVADLLVLLALFLLAKGGYMMTVDSWDWEAPATYLPFGYIYIVIPVVGVIMFLQTILKMAVTVRAIIKG, encoded by the coding sequence ATGCATCAGGAAGGAACCCTCATCGACAAACTCTACCGATGGACCATCAAGGCGACCGAAGTCGCCTGCAGCGTCCTGCTCGGCTGCATGGTCGTCATCGTCTTCGCCAACGTAGTCGCCCGCTACTACCTAAGCGCTTCGCTGGCCTGGTCGGAGGAACTGGCCCGCTTCATGCTCATATGGCTCGTCTTCCTCGGCGCCGTGCTCGCCTACGTCCACAACGAGCACCTCGGCCTCGACCTGCTTGTCTCCAAGCTGCCCCGGCGACTGGCCCACGTGGCGGCCATCGTCGCCGACCTTCTCGTCCTCCTGGCCCTCTTCCTGCTGGCTAAGGGCGGCTACATGATGACAGTCGACAGCTGGGACTGGGAAGCCCCGGCCACCTACCTGCCGTTCGGCTACATCTACATAGTCATTCCGGTGGTGGGCGTCATCATGTTCCTGCAGACAATACTGAAGATGGCCGTGACCGTGCGGGCCATCATCAAAGGTTAG
- a CDS encoding GntR family transcriptional regulator, which produces MKETIKQFIRSKIIENNLKPGQRVVETEIARELKVSQIPVREALCGLEEEGLIKSVKYTGSFVTEIDNREMYHMHLLRSYIESTALELTLPNLTKRDFGALHDIVDAMGEKQKSGVDYAAISALDIEFHRTIVAWSGIEAYNRIWAMLNGHVRRFINIVHPQIEHKQDQVYEDHRQLMEVLQERDVDKAKAAIKAHIMDVFDRGAIRVP; this is translated from the coding sequence TTGAAAGAAACGATCAAACAATTTATTCGCAGCAAAATAATCGAAAACAACCTAAAACCCGGGCAAAGGGTCGTGGAAACGGAAATCGCCCGCGAACTCAAGGTCAGCCAGATACCTGTGCGCGAGGCGCTGTGCGGGCTGGAGGAAGAAGGCCTGATCAAATCGGTCAAATACACCGGCTCCTTCGTAACCGAGATCGACAACCGGGAAATGTACCACATGCACCTGCTTAGGTCCTACATAGAATCCACGGCGCTCGAACTCACGCTGCCGAACCTGACGAAAAGGGACTTCGGCGCCCTCCACGACATCGTCGACGCCATGGGGGAAAAGCAGAAAAGCGGCGTCGACTACGCGGCCATATCCGCCCTCGACATCGAATTCCACCGCACCATCGTCGCCTGGAGCGGCATCGAAGCCTACAACCGCATCTGGGCGATGCTCAACGGCCATGTCCGGCGGTTCATCAACATCGTCCACCCCCAGATCGAGCACAAGCAGGACCAGGTCTACGAAGACCACCGGCAGCTCATGGAGGTCCTCCAGGAACGCGACGTCGACAAAGCCAAAGCGGCGATAAAAGCGCATATCATGGACGTCTTCGACCGGGGCGCCATCCGCGTGCCGTAA
- a CDS encoding transketolase has product MAPQTTIDLLEAKALRLREHIVNDLTGVGKVGHLGGSCSSAEIVATLYFHKMKHDPKNPALPDRDRFLLSKGHAALVQYAALAEAGYFPKEEMKKVKTLGAMLQGHPDMTKTPGVEANTGSLGQGLSIACGMALGLRLDGLASKVYVLIGDGELAEGQIWEAAMAAAYYKIDNLVAIVDRNRLQATGPICERFDTNPVTPKWAAFGWETIEIDGHDIPAILGALDKADQVKGKPTVIIAETVKGKCISFAENNPAFHNGAMTPEQWETAKSDLNKLRR; this is encoded by the coding sequence TTGGCACCGCAAACGACGATCGACCTTCTGGAAGCCAAGGCGCTGCGTCTCCGCGAGCACATCGTCAACGACCTCACCGGCGTCGGCAAAGTCGGCCACCTCGGCGGCTCGTGCTCCAGCGCGGAAATAGTAGCGACCCTGTACTTCCACAAAATGAAGCACGACCCTAAAAACCCGGCCCTGCCCGACAGGGACCGCTTCCTCCTCAGCAAAGGCCACGCGGCCCTCGTCCAGTACGCCGCCCTCGCCGAAGCCGGCTACTTCCCCAAAGAAGAAATGAAAAAGGTCAAAACCCTCGGCGCCATGCTCCAGGGTCACCCCGACATGACCAAAACGCCCGGCGTCGAAGCCAACACCGGCTCCCTCGGCCAGGGCCTCTCCATCGCCTGCGGCATGGCCCTCGGCCTCAGGCTCGACGGCCTAGCCAGCAAAGTCTACGTCCTCATTGGCGACGGCGAACTCGCCGAAGGCCAGATATGGGAAGCGGCCATGGCCGCCGCCTACTACAAAATCGACAACCTCGTCGCCATCGTCGACCGCAACCGCCTCCAGGCCACCGGCCCCATCTGCGAGCGGTTCGACACCAACCCCGTCACCCCCAAATGGGCCGCCTTCGGCTGGGAGACCATCGAAATCGACGGCCACGACATCCCGGCCATCCTGGGCGCCCTCGACAAAGCCGACCAGGTCAAAGGCAAACCCACCGTCATCATCGCCGAAACCGTCAAAGGCAAATGCATCTCCTTCGCCGAAAACAACCCCGCCTTCCACAACGGCGCCATGACGCCCGAACAGTGGGAAACCGCCAAATCCGACCTGAACAAGCTGAGGAGGTGA
- a CDS encoding TRAP transporter small permease, translated as MPFINKLVTKVEKYCLVFLIIIMTFLGLAQIISRFVIQSPIPWTEALLTYMFVWTCFLGASLAVEQNAHFGVEIFVVMLPKPLQRVIEMAVYLLIIVFAGLMINKGMLFVEGNRDQMMAAMPFSMIWPYLAIPVSGVFIAIHALNAMYRLAVGRN; from the coding sequence TTGCCGTTTATCAACAAGCTCGTGACAAAGGTGGAGAAGTACTGTCTGGTTTTCCTGATTATTATCATGACCTTTCTGGGGTTGGCGCAGATTATCAGCCGGTTCGTGATCCAAAGCCCGATACCCTGGACCGAGGCCCTGCTTACGTATATGTTTGTGTGGACGTGCTTTCTAGGCGCCAGCCTGGCGGTAGAGCAGAACGCCCACTTCGGGGTGGAGATTTTCGTGGTGATGCTGCCCAAGCCGCTCCAGCGTGTCATCGAGATGGCGGTATACCTGCTGATCATTGTGTTCGCCGGGCTGATGATAAACAAAGGCATGCTGTTCGTGGAGGGCAACCGCGACCAGATGATGGCCGCGATGCCGTTTTCGATGATCTGGCCGTATCTGGCCATCCCGGTCAGCGGGGTGTTCATCGCCATCCACGCTCTGAACGCGATGTATCGCCTGGCTGTAGGGAGGAATTAG
- the garR gene encoding 2-hydroxy-3-oxopropionate reductase translates to MKLGFIGLGIMGKPMSKNLLKAGYSLVVYDLNAAAVDEIVAAGAEAASSPKEVAEKTRIVITMLPNSPHVKTVVLGDGGLLEGAKAGDIIVDMSSIAPIAAQEVAAKAAEKGVEMLDAPVSGGEPKAIDGTLSIMVGGKQEIFDRVKDILAHVGKSVVRCGDIGAGNTTKLANQIIVALNIAAVSEALVLGAKAGVDPEVIFQAIRGGLAGSTVLDAKAPMIIAGNFKPGFKIDLHIKDLNNALETAKEVGVPLFLTTQVMEIMQALKVDGKGQNDHSGIVQFYEKLAQFEARKP, encoded by the coding sequence ATGAAACTAGGATTCATCGGTTTAGGGATAATGGGCAAACCCATGTCCAAAAACCTGCTCAAAGCGGGCTACTCGCTCGTTGTATACGACCTCAACGCCGCGGCCGTCGACGAAATCGTCGCCGCCGGCGCCGAAGCCGCCTCCTCCCCCAAAGAAGTGGCCGAAAAAACGCGCATCGTCATCACCATGCTGCCCAACTCGCCCCACGTCAAAACCGTCGTCCTCGGCGACGGCGGCCTCCTCGAAGGCGCCAAAGCCGGCGACATCATCGTCGACATGAGCTCCATCGCCCCCATCGCCGCCCAGGAAGTCGCCGCCAAAGCCGCCGAAAAAGGCGTCGAAATGCTCGACGCGCCCGTCAGCGGCGGCGAACCAAAAGCCATCGACGGCACCCTCTCCATCATGGTCGGCGGCAAGCAGGAAATCTTCGACCGCGTGAAAGACATCCTCGCCCACGTGGGCAAATCGGTCGTCCGCTGCGGCGACATCGGCGCCGGCAACACCACCAAACTCGCCAACCAGATCATCGTCGCCCTCAACATCGCCGCTGTCAGCGAAGCCCTCGTCCTCGGCGCCAAAGCCGGTGTCGACCCCGAAGTCATCTTCCAGGCCATCCGCGGCGGCCTCGCCGGCAGCACCGTCCTCGACGCCAAAGCGCCGATGATCATCGCCGGCAACTTCAAGCCCGGCTTCAAAATCGACCTCCACATCAAAGACCTGAACAACGCCCTCGAAACCGCCAAAGAAGTCGGCGTGCCCCTCTTCCTCACCACCCAGGTCATGGAAATCATGCAAGCCCTCAAGGTTGACGGCAAAGGCCAGAACGACCACAGCGGCATCGTCCAGTTCTACGAAAAACTCGCCCAGTTCGAAGCCCGCAAACCCTAG
- the larA gene encoding nickel-dependent lactate racemase — MPHQDYDFLYGRTTVTIPLPAEKILYDIKGGNLPAIADVPAAVRAALAAPVGTPPLRDIVRPGDKVAITVSDITRAWVQFHSFLPVLLDELNASGVPDEDITLIVALGAHRRNTGDEIALLCGETVCHRVKIIQHDAHDKENLVYVGATSRGVATYINKTVMAADKVILTGGIAFHLMAGFGGGRKGIMPGVSGYETIQGNHRYCLSAEIGQGLNPNCQSGRTAGNEMHEDMTEMAAMVAPAFLLHAVLTPEGRLGRFVAGHWYKAWEEGCRTVEQTYGVPIAEQADLVIASAGGYPKDINLYQSIKALDNAFMATKPGGAVICFLDCEDINEPPEYMEWLRYKDPLEFELAVRKRFTVPGYSAFRLKDMSKQVAIFGVTRPENFAVMREAGLRPVTGFAEAYDLARRIIGRDDYNITVMTQAANTVPLLG, encoded by the coding sequence TTGCCACACCAAGACTACGACTTTCTCTACGGTCGCACCACCGTAACGATACCGTTGCCAGCCGAAAAAATACTCTACGACATCAAAGGCGGCAACCTCCCGGCCATAGCCGACGTGCCCGCCGCCGTAAGGGCCGCGCTCGCCGCCCCGGTCGGCACGCCGCCCCTCCGGGATATCGTCCGCCCCGGCGACAAAGTCGCCATCACCGTCAGCGACATCACCCGGGCCTGGGTTCAGTTTCATTCCTTCCTGCCCGTGCTGCTCGACGAACTCAACGCCAGTGGCGTCCCTGACGAAGACATCACCCTCATCGTCGCCCTCGGCGCCCACCGCCGCAACACCGGCGACGAAATCGCCCTCCTGTGTGGCGAAACGGTATGTCACCGCGTTAAAATAATCCAGCACGACGCCCACGACAAGGAAAACCTCGTCTACGTCGGCGCCACCAGCCGCGGAGTCGCCACCTACATCAACAAAACCGTCATGGCGGCCGACAAAGTCATCCTCACCGGCGGCATCGCCTTCCACCTCATGGCCGGCTTCGGCGGCGGCCGCAAAGGCATCATGCCCGGAGTCAGCGGCTACGAAACCATCCAGGGCAACCACCGCTACTGCCTCAGCGCCGAAATCGGCCAAGGCCTCAACCCCAACTGCCAGTCGGGGCGCACCGCCGGCAACGAAATGCACGAAGACATGACCGAGATGGCCGCCATGGTCGCCCCCGCCTTCCTGCTGCACGCCGTCCTCACCCCCGAAGGCAGGCTGGGCCGCTTCGTCGCCGGCCACTGGTACAAAGCCTGGGAAGAAGGCTGCCGGACAGTCGAACAGACCTACGGCGTGCCCATCGCCGAACAGGCCGACCTCGTCATCGCCTCGGCGGGCGGCTACCCCAAAGACATCAACCTTTACCAGTCCATCAAAGCCCTCGACAACGCCTTCATGGCCACCAAGCCCGGCGGCGCGGTCATCTGCTTCCTCGACTGCGAAGACATCAACGAACCGCCGGAATACATGGAATGGCTGCGCTACAAAGACCCGCTCGAATTCGAACTCGCCGTGCGCAAAAGATTCACCGTTCCCGGCTACTCCGCCTTCAGGCTCAAGGACATGTCCAAACAAGTCGCCATCTTCGGCGTCACCCGCCCGGAAAACTTCGCCGTCATGCGTGAAGCAGGCCTCAGGCCGGTCACCGGCTTCGCCGAAGCCTACGACCTCGCCCGGCGGATCATCGGCCGGGACGATTACAACATCACCGTGATGACCCAGGCGGCAAACACCGTGCCGCTGCTGGGCTGA
- a CDS encoding TRAP transporter large permease, giving the protein MLPVFLLSLFGFIFLNVPIVFALLLTTLVLMLFMGDVSALTLSQHTLRGIDNFPLMAIPFFLLAGEIMNVGGMSKRIVQFAKVLVGHVVGGLGYVTTVASMIFAGVSGSAIADTSAIGSILLPIMEKEGYNKAKSAALIAASGCIGPIIPPSIPMIILGVIGGISIVKLFLGGIVPGLLIGVGLMVMWYFHAKKAKYPKGQLATGREFWEATKEASWALMLPIIILGGILSGIYTPTEAAVVAVVYAFLVGMFVYKEFKWKHLHGTLIASTKATAVVLMVCGAATAAGYLITIGQIPAKLADTLLFLSFDNDLLIMFWINILLLLVGCVMDLTPALLILGPILLPIAAQFGFDPVYFGVVMVCNLCIGLITPPVGTVLYVACGLSKLSMGKITPPIIGFISIMIGTLFIITYIPGVVTFIPNLFK; this is encoded by the coding sequence ATGCTGCCGGTATTTTTGCTGTCCCTGTTCGGCTTCATCTTCCTCAACGTACCCATCGTCTTTGCCCTCTTGCTCACCACCCTCGTCCTCATGCTGTTCATGGGCGACGTCTCGGCCCTCACCCTCTCCCAGCATACCCTGCGGGGCATCGACAACTTCCCCCTCATGGCCATACCCTTCTTCCTGCTCGCCGGCGAGATCATGAACGTCGGCGGCATGTCGAAGCGCATCGTCCAGTTCGCCAAAGTGCTCGTCGGCCACGTCGTCGGCGGCCTCGGCTACGTCACCACCGTCGCCAGCATGATCTTCGCCGGCGTCTCAGGCTCGGCCATCGCCGACACCTCGGCCATCGGCTCCATCCTCCTGCCCATCATGGAAAAGGAAGGCTACAACAAGGCCAAAAGCGCCGCCCTCATCGCCGCCTCGGGGTGCATCGGACCCATCATTCCCCCCAGCATCCCCATGATCATCCTCGGCGTCATCGGCGGCATCTCGATCGTCAAGCTCTTCCTCGGCGGCATCGTTCCTGGCCTCCTCATCGGCGTCGGTTTGATGGTCATGTGGTACTTCCACGCCAAAAAAGCCAAATACCCCAAAGGCCAGCTGGCCACCGGCAGGGAATTCTGGGAAGCCACCAAAGAAGCCTCCTGGGCCCTCATGCTCCCGATCATCATCCTCGGCGGCATCCTCAGCGGCATCTACACCCCCACCGAAGCGGCCGTCGTCGCCGTCGTCTATGCCTTCCTCGTCGGCATGTTCGTCTACAAGGAATTCAAATGGAAGCACCTCCACGGCACACTGATCGCCTCCACCAAGGCCACCGCCGTCGTCCTCATGGTTTGCGGCGCGGCCACCGCCGCCGGCTACCTCATCACCATCGGCCAGATCCCCGCCAAACTGGCCGACACACTGCTCTTCCTTTCCTTCGACAACGACTTGCTCATCATGTTCTGGATCAACATTCTCCTCCTCCTGGTCGGCTGCGTCATGGACCTGACGCCCGCCCTCCTCATCCTCGGCCCCATCCTCCTGCCCATCGCCGCCCAGTTCGGCTTCGACCCCGTCTACTTCGGCGTCGTCATGGTCTGCAACCTCTGCATCGGCCTCATCACCCCGCCGGTCGGCACCGTGCTGTACGTCGCCTGCGGCCTCTCCAAACTGTCGATGGGCAAGATCACCCCGCCGATCATCGGCTTCATCTCCATCATGATCGGCACCCTCTTCATCATCACCTACATTCCCGGAGTGGTGACCTTCATCCCCAACCTGTTCAAGTAA
- a CDS encoding TRAP transporter substrate-binding protein — MSKKVIALCIAVVMGLAVLAAGCGGGDKKAAPAAPAKKVIKISIGLNEQSHEYAGLKKFKEEVEKNSKGRYEVQLYANAQLGDDVKATEALRAGTLEMTAPSTSPLTGMSKELGVFDLPFIFPNSEVAYKVLDGPVGQKILDSLQSKGLVGLAFWDNGFRHLTNSVREVKTPEDVKGMKVRTMQNPMHLAAWKALGANPTPMPFSEVFTAMQQKTIDGQENPVPTIYQQKFYEVQKYCTLTGHIYTPFVVLMSKKVWDGMSKEDQKIFKDAAVVARDHERKVSADMNKSQVEKLRQAGMTVTELTPAQLKAFQDAVAPVYGEFSGKIGADIVKAVQEEVKKLTKK; from the coding sequence ATGTCCAAAAAGGTAATCGCCCTGTGCATCGCGGTCGTCATGGGTCTCGCCGTCCTGGCAGCAGGTTGCGGCGGCGGCGACAAGAAGGCCGCCCCGGCCGCCCCGGCCAAGAAAGTCATCAAGATCAGCATCGGTCTCAACGAGCAAAGCCATGAGTATGCAGGCCTCAAGAAATTCAAGGAAGAAGTCGAGAAAAACTCCAAGGGCCGCTACGAAGTCCAGCTCTACGCCAACGCCCAGCTCGGCGACGACGTAAAAGCCACCGAAGCCCTTCGCGCCGGCACCCTGGAAATGACCGCCCCCTCCACCTCGCCGCTCACCGGCATGAGCAAGGAACTCGGCGTATTCGACCTTCCCTTCATCTTCCCGAACAGCGAAGTCGCTTACAAAGTCCTTGACGGCCCCGTCGGCCAGAAAATCCTCGACAGCCTCCAGTCCAAGGGCCTCGTCGGCCTCGCCTTCTGGGACAACGGCTTCCGGCACCTGACCAACAGCGTCAGGGAAGTTAAAACCCCTGAAGACGTCAAAGGCATGAAAGTCCGCACCATGCAGAACCCGATGCACCTCGCCGCCTGGAAAGCCCTGGGCGCCAACCCGACGCCGATGCCGTTCAGCGAAGTCTTCACCGCCATGCAGCAGAAGACCATCGACGGCCAGGAAAACCCCGTTCCCACCATCTATCAGCAGAAATTCTACGAAGTGCAGAAATACTGCACCCTCACCGGCCACATCTACACCCCGTTCGTCGTCCTCATGAGCAAGAAGGTCTGGGACGGCATGTCCAAGGAAGACCAGAAGATCTTCAAGGACGCCGCCGTTGTCGCCCGCGACCACGAGCGCAAAGTCAGCGCCGACATGAACAAATCCCAGGTCGAAAAACTCCGCCAGGCCGGCATGACCGTTACCGAGCTCACCCCCGCGCAGCTTAAAGCCTTCCAGGATGCTGTCGCACCGGTATACGGCGAATTCTCCGGCAAGATCGGCGCCGACATCGTCAAAGCCGTACAGGAAGAAGTCAAGAAACTCACCAAGAAATAA